One window from the genome of Solea solea chromosome 13, fSolSol10.1, whole genome shotgun sequence encodes:
- the si:dkey-12j5.1 gene encoding uncharacterized protein si:dkey-12j5.1: MGGQAKGKQKNKPKRKENRPTRGDAGFVGLSPQDRVKLRMHEKAKKKTAEKYTVQQLLEKTEECMDGFDFDMAGLFCQRALDVEPTNLQALDMLGHICSEQGDTTKAKGAFLRAVELSPDVGHSKYMYLGQVHTGQEAVDYYTRGIQVLLSALDKQAQTTAQAGAAAQPEDADLPTVKDASVAYCSLAEIYLTDLCMEEGAADKCKDFIEKALQYHHDNPEALQLMASYLFSTERNQEGREYLLKSVGLWLPAQKESVASSNAEGWMQSEVPPYESRITTAKLLIESEEYEMAVDVLEGLLEEDDEVVQVWYLSGWVCYLQLEKAKEQQDREGREVTQEETEEWKALKEAARSYLTKAKKLYNKLQCDDQPILEHVEQLLGELGGEMEAEEGDHDLEEDYEPCSDEEEVEAEAAMDF; the protein is encoded by the exons ATGGGAGGACAGGCTAAGggcaaacagaaaaataaaccgAAGAGGAAAGAGAATCGCCCAACCAGGG GAGATGCAGGATTTGTTGGGTTGTCACCCCAGGACAGGGTGAAACTTAGAATGCATGAGAAAGCCAAGAAGAAGACAGCTGAGAAATACACTGTTCAGCAGCTACTAGAAAAG ACAGAGGAATGCATGGACGGTTTTGACTTTGACATGGCTGGCCTTTTCTGTCAACGAGCACTGGATGTGGAGCCCACCAACCTGCAAGCTCTCGATATGCTGGGACACATCTGCTCTGAACAAGGAGACACCACCAAGGCGAAGGGA GCTTTTCTGCGTGCAGTGGAGCTGAGCCCTGATGTAGGCCACAGTAAGTACATGTACCTTGGACAGGTCCACACTGGCCAGGAGGCTGTCGACTACTACACCAGAGGGATACAGGTCCTACTGTCTGCATTGGACAAACAAGCACAGACCACA GCTCAGGCTGGAGCTGCTGCCCAACCAGAGGACGCTGATCTTCCAACAGTGAAGGATGCCAGTGTAGCCTACTGCTCACTCGCCGAGATTTACCTAACAGACCTCTG catggAAGAAGGAGCTGCAGACAAGTGCAAAGACTTTATTGAGAAAGCATTACAGTATCACCATGACAACCCAGAGGCTCTACAGCTCATGGCCAGTTACCTGTTCAGTACAGAGAGAAACCAG GAGGGCAGAGAATACCTGCTGAAGAGCGTTGGACTGTGGCTTCCTGCCCAGAAGGAGAGCGTTGCTTCTTCCAACGCAGAAGGATGGATGCAG agtGAGGTTCCTCCGTACGAGTCCCGCATCACAACAGCCAAACTGCTCATTGAATCGGAAGAATACGAG ATGGCCGTAGATGTGTTGGAGGGACTTCTTGAAGAGGATGACGAGGTCGTCCAG GTGTGGTATCTCTCTGGCTGGGTGTGCTACCTCCAACTGGAAAAGGCAAAAGAGCAGCAAGATAGAGAAGGGAGGGAAGTGACGCAGGAGGAGACCGAGGAGTGGAAGGCACTGAAGGAGGCAGCCAGGTCGTACCTGACTAAAGCTAAGAAG CTTTACAATAAGCTGCAATGTGACGACCAGCCGATTTTAGAGCATGTGGAGCAGCTGCTGGGTGAGCTGGGgggagagatggaggcagaggagggagaCCATGACTTGGAAGAAGACTATGAACCCTGtagtgatgaggaggaggtcGAAGCAGAGGCAGCCATGGACTTCTGA
- the mindy3 gene encoding ubiquitin carboxyl-terminal hydrolase MINDY-3: MSELNKEVVDLVWGRSFNGGVSASIFRRWTQGFVFSENEHTALEQFEGGPCAVIAPVQAFLLKNIIFNRECSNWRQISEEEQKTTMCSTLSEILESACSSPSTGFSLVTWAKGQSPYTSTKTQPQSQTQDVPEPESSQKPQEQLPTALAAGDLGFERFHSVLHKRIVISVSDLREQVLSLYHTWRGCCGVLLFLYSVILTKGIENIRNEIQDTMEPLIDPVHGHGSQSLVNLLVTGHAVSNVWDGDRECSGMKLHGIHKQASVGFLTLMESLRYCKVGAFLKSPKFPIWILGSETHLSVFFTKEMSLVGPESPSEQARRVFQSFDPEDNGFIAESLLEDVMKALDLVSEPEYVSLVKSKLDPESLGIILLGPFLLEFFPNQDSGIPDSFPVYHYNGLKQSNHNERVEYVEGTALVLGFEDPMVRTDDTPVKRCLQTKWPYIELLWTTDRSPSLN, encoded by the exons ATGTCTGAGTTAAATAAAGAGGTGGTGGATCTGGTATGGGGGAGATCCTTCAATGGAGGAGTGTCTGCCTCAATCTTCCGTAGATGGACTCAAG GGTTTGTATTCAGTGAGAATGAGCACACAGCACTGGAGCAGTTTGAAGGAGGACCATGTGCTGTCATTGCACCTGTCCAG GCTTTCCTCTTAAAGAATATCATCTTTAACAGAGAGTGTTCCAACTGGAGGCAGATTTCGG aggaggagcagaaaacAACCATGTGTTCCACACTGAGCGAAATCCTGGAGTCTGCTTGTTCTAGCCCCTCCACAGGGTTCAGCCTGGTGACCTGGGCAAAGGGACAGAGCCCATACACTAGCACAAAgacacagccacagtcacaaacacaggaCGTGCCAGAGCCAGAGAGCAGCCAGAAGCCACAGGAGCAGCTACCCA CTGCTCTGGCTGCAGGGGATCTTGGCTTTGAGCGATTTCACAGTGTTCTTCA CAAGCGGATTGTAATATCAGTGTCAGATTTAAGAGAGCAGGTGCTGTCTCTCTACCACACCTGGAGGGGGTGCTGTGGAGTCTTGCTTTTCCTCTACTCAGTCATCCTAACCAAG GGAATAGAAAACATACGGAATGAGATCCAGGACACAATGGAGCCTCTCATAGACCCTGTGCACGGTCATGGAAG CCAGAGCCTGGTTAATCTCCTTGTAACTGGCCATGCTGTCTCTAATGTCTGGGATGGAGACAGAGAGTGCTCTGGCATGA AGCTACATGGTATTCATAAACAGGCATCAGTTGGCTTCCTCACGCTTATGGAATCACTACGCTACTGCAAG gtcGGGGCATTCCTCAAGTCTCCAAAGTTCCCTATTTGGATCCTTGGCAGCGAAACGcacctctctgtgtttttcaccaAG GAGATGTCCTTGGTTGGCCCAGAGTCTCCATCAGAACAGGCAAGGAGGGTCTTCCAGTCATTTGATCCTGAAg ataaTGGCTTCATTGCAGAGTCTCTGCTGGAGGATGTGATGAAAGCCCTTGACCTTGTCTCAGAGCCTGAGTA TGTCAGTCTGGTGAAGAGTAAACTGGATCCTGAGAGTTTGGGCATAATTCTCCTGGGCCCATTCCTGCTGGAGTTCTTCCCCAATCAG GATTCAGGAATCCCAGACTCATTTCCCGTCTACCACTACAATGGACTTAAACAGTCTAACCACAACGAGAGG GTGGAGTATGTGGAAGGGACAGCTCTGGTGCTAGGTTTTGAGGACCCCATGGTTCGGACAGACGACACTCCCGTGAAGCGCTGCCTACAGACCAAGTGGCCCTACATTGAGCTGCTGTGGACCACGGACCGTTCTCCATCACTAAACTAG